GAATCGCGTGATCCATCCGCATCCGGCGTTCCGCATGTTCGCCACCACCAACACCGTGGGGCTTGGCAACCTGAACGGCCTGTACCACGGCACCCAGATGCTGAACCACGCGCAGATGGACCGCTGGAACGTGGTCGCCACGCTCAACTACCTGCCGCGCGCGGAAGAGGCCAGCATTGTGCTGGCACGTGTGCCGGAACTGGCGGACGACGCCGGCCGCGCGCTGATCGCATCGATGGTGAGCGTGGCCGAGCTCACGCGCAAGGGTTTTGCCACGGGGGACCTGTCCACGCTGATGTCGCCGCGCACGGTGATCAGCTGGGCGGAAAACTGCCAGATCTTCCGCGACCCGGCGCTGGCGTTCCGGCTGAGCTTTCTCAACAAATGCGACGACGCCGAGCGCCCGATCGTGGGCGAATATTTCCAGCGCTGCTTTGGCCGGGAGGTGGAAGCCGCGCTCGGCGACGCGCCGCAGCCGTGCTGATGTCGCCCCGGACGGCAAACCGCCGCGGCCAGCAGCGCGAGGCCCTGTGCGCGGCGGTGGTGCGCGCGCTCACGGGCGACCGCGCGCTGCATTATCGTGACGGCCGCTTGTGCCGCGACCTGCGGCCGCTGCCGCTGCATGCGCCGCACCTGCGCGCCGACCCGCAGGTGGACGACTTTGCCTGCCTGCGCGGCGCGGCGGATGGGGCGGCACTACGGCTCGCGCAGTCGGACGCGGATCTGCACAAGCAGTTGTGCCCGGCGGATCCGGTGGAACGGCTGGTGTTCGAACTGCTGGAACAACTGCGCTGCGAGTCGCAGCTGCCAGCCGGCATGCCGGGTGTCGCGCAGAACCTGCGCCACCGCTTTGCGGCCTGGTCCCGCGCGTTCCATCGCAGCGGCCTGGCCGAGAGCCACCTTGGCATCCTGCTGTACACCGTGGCGCAGATCGCGTGGTCGCGCCTGTCGGGCTGGCCGGTGCTGGAAGACACCGAAGACCTGATCGAAGCCACACGCGCGGCCATCGTCCCGGTGCTAGGCGCGCCGCTGGCGGGCTTGCGCCGGCACCGCGCCGAGCAGGGCGCGTTTGCGATCCATGCCCTCGAACTGGCGCGGCTGGTGGGCGAGATGCTGCGCGCCACCCGCGCGCACGGGATGCAAGCCGATGAGCAAGAGGCCGAAGACAACGAAGCCGTGCGCGTGGCGTTCTCACTGGCGCTCGGGGGCGAGGACGACGAACTCGAAGCCATGGCCATGGCCGCCACCGGCAACAGCCGCGTGCTGCACGCGTGCGGCCAAGGCTACCGCGCCTACACCACGCGCTATGACCGGGAGATCGCCCCCGGCACGCTGGTGCGCAAGGATCTGCTGGCGGAGTACCGCGAACGCCTCGACCGGCGCATCGCCGAACAAGGCATCAACGTGGCAAGGCTGGCGCGCGCGCTGACGGCATCGCTTGCCGTGCCGCAGCGCGATGGCTGGTCCTTTGGCGAGGAAGACGGCCGCATCGACGGCCGGCGCCTCGCGCAGCTGGTCACCTCGCCGGCGGAGCGCCGTCTGTTCCGGCGGGAGCGGCACCGGCTGCAGGCGGACTGCGCGGTGAGCTTTCTGATCGATTGCTCGGGCTCGATGAAGGCGCATATCGAGCCGGTCGCCATGATGGTCGACATTCTCACGCGTGCGCTTGACCAGGCCGGCGTGGCCAGCGAGGTGCTGGGATTTACCACCGGCGCGTGGAATGGCGGCCGCGCCCGGCTCGACTGGCTGGCCCGCGGCCGGCCCGCGCATCCCGGGCGGCTGAATGAAGCCTGCCACATGGTGTTCAAGGACGCCGCCACAAGCTGGCGGCGTGCGCGCGCCAGCATCGCCGCGCTATTCAAGGCCGACCTGTTCCGCGAAGGCGTGGACGGCGAGGCAGTCGACTGGGCGTGCGCGCGGCTGCTTGCGCGCGCCGAGACCCGCCGCATCCTGGTCGTGGTATCCGACGGCAGCCCGATGGACAGCGCCACGGGGCAAGCCAACGATGCGTTCTACCTGGACAACCACCTGAAGGAAGTGGTGGCGCGCCACGAAACGCTGCGCGACGTTGAGGTGCTGGGGCTGGGCGTGGGGCTGGACCTCAGCCCGTACTACCGCCGCAGCCTGGCGCTGGACTTGTCGGTGCCGATGGATATACCGGTGTTTGGGGAGATGGTGCGGTGGATCGGGGCTCGGCGGTGAGGGGCCTGCCGACCGCCGCGCCGCCCCGCGCTTCCCCTTAGCCGAGCCAGCCCTTGATGGTTGCCGCCATGACGTTGGCCGAAATGCCGTAGCGATCGTGCAGCGTAGGCAGCGCGCCAGCATCGAGGAAAGCATCCGGCAGGCCAACCTGCCGGAACGGCGCGCTGACGCCCGCGCGCATCAACGCTGCCGCCACGCCTTCGCCAAGACCGCCGATCACCGTGTGGTTCTCGGCGACGACGACGAGCCGTCCGGAGCGCCTTGCCTCGCGCACGATGGTCTCGGTGTCCAGGGGCTTGATCGTCGGCACGTGCAGCACGGCGGTGCCGATGCGATCGGCCTCCAGCGCCTTGGCCACTTCGAGCGCGCGCATGGTCATGATGCCGGACGAGATCACGATTACCTCTGCGCCGTCGCGCAGCAGCTTTGCCTTGCCAAGCTCAAAGCGATAGTCATACTCATCCAGCACCACGGGCACGTTGCCGCGCAGCAGCCGTGCATAGACCGGGCCGCGATGGGCCGCGATGGCCGGCACCATCTGCTCGATGTCCAGCGCGTCGCATGGATCGATGACGGTCATGTTCGGCATCGCGCGCATCAACGCCAGGTCCTCGGCGGCCTGATGGCTCGGGCCGTAGCCTGTCGTCAGGCCGGGCAGCGCGCACACGATCTTCACATCCAGGTTGTCTTCGGCGATGGCCTGGTGCATGAAGTCATAGGCGCGGCGCGTGGCAAAGACCGCGTACGTGGTGACAAAGGGTTGCGCCCCCTCGTGCGCCAGGCCGGCGGCTGCGCCCATCAGCAACTGCTCGGCCATGCCCATCTGGTAGTAGCGCTCGGGGAACGCCTTGGCAAACAGATGCAGGTCGGTGTACTTGCCCAGGTCCGCCGTCATGCCGATCACGTCGGGCTTGTTGCGGGCCAGTTCCACCAGCGCCTGTCCGAACGGGGCAGGGCGCGTCGCCTGGCCTTCTCCGGCAATCGAGGCGATCATCGCCGACGTCTTCAGTCTCGGCTTGGTCAAGGTTGCGTGGCTCATGCTTGTCTCCCGGCTTCCAGTGCTTCCAGCGCGAGCTGCCACTCGTGGGCGTCGACGCGGATAAAGTGGTTCTTCTCGCGTTGTTCCAGGAAGGGAACGCCGCAACCCATGCGCGTATCGCAAACAATGATGCGGGGCTGCGCGCCCGGATGCGACCGCGCCGCATCGAACGCCGCCGCCACCGCCGCGATATCGTTGCCATCCACGCGCTGCGTGAACCAGCCGAACGCCTCCAGCTTTTCCACCAGCGGCTCGAACGCCATGATCTGCGTCGATGGCCCGTCGGCCTGCTGGTTGTTGACGTCGACAATCGCGATCAGGTTGTCCAGCTTCCAGTGGCTGGCCGACATGATCCCTTCCCAGATCGCACCTTCATCCAGTTCGCCATCGGAAAACAGCGTATAGACAAAGGCAT
The Cupriavidus basilensis DNA segment above includes these coding regions:
- a CDS encoding cobaltochelatase CobT-related protein produces the protein MSPRTANRRGQQREALCAAVVRALTGDRALHYRDGRLCRDLRPLPLHAPHLRADPQVDDFACLRGAADGAALRLAQSDADLHKQLCPADPVERLVFELLEQLRCESQLPAGMPGVAQNLRHRFAAWSRAFHRSGLAESHLGILLYTVAQIAWSRLSGWPVLEDTEDLIEATRAAIVPVLGAPLAGLRRHRAEQGAFAIHALELARLVGEMLRATRAHGMQADEQEAEDNEAVRVAFSLALGGEDDELEAMAMAATGNSRVLHACGQGYRAYTTRYDREIAPGTLVRKDLLAEYRERLDRRIAEQGINVARLARALTASLAVPQRDGWSFGEEDGRIDGRRLAQLVTSPAERRLFRRERHRLQADCAVSFLIDCSGSMKAHIEPVAMMVDILTRALDQAGVASEVLGFTTGAWNGGRARLDWLARGRPAHPGRLNEACHMVFKDAATSWRRARASIAALFKADLFREGVDGEAVDWACARLLARAETRRILVVVSDGSPMDSATGQANDAFYLDNHLKEVVARHETLRDVEVLGLGVGLDLSPYYRRSLALDLSVPMDIPVFGEMVRWIGARR
- a CDS encoding transketolase family protein, which produces MSHATLTKPRLKTSAMIASIAGEGQATRPAPFGQALVELARNKPDVIGMTADLGKYTDLHLFAKAFPERYYQMGMAEQLLMGAAAGLAHEGAQPFVTTYAVFATRRAYDFMHQAIAEDNLDVKIVCALPGLTTGYGPSHQAAEDLALMRAMPNMTVIDPCDALDIEQMVPAIAAHRGPVYARLLRGNVPVVLDEYDYRFELGKAKLLRDGAEVIVISSGIMTMRALEVAKALEADRIGTAVLHVPTIKPLDTETIVREARRSGRLVVVAENHTVIGGLGEGVAAALMRAGVSAPFRQVGLPDAFLDAGALPTLHDRYGISANVMAATIKGWLG